A single genomic interval of Romboutsia ilealis harbors:
- the rpsS gene encoding 30S ribosomal protein S19, with protein sequence MSRSTKKGPFVHARLLKKIEEMNANGNREVIKTWSRSSTIFPQMVEHTIAVHDGRRHVPVYITEDMVGHKLGEFVPTRTFKGHKDDEKSNKRK encoded by the coding sequence ATGTCAAGATCAACTAAAAAAGGACCTTTTGTCCACGCAAGACTTTTAAAGAAAATAGAAGAAATGAACGCTAACGGAAATAGAGAAGTTATAAAGACTTGGTCAAGATCTTCAACTATATTCCCACAAATGGTAGAACATACTATAGCTGTTCACGATGGAAGAAGACATGTTCCTGTATATATAACAGAAGACATGGTTGGACATAAATTAGGTGAATTCGTTCCTACAAGAACTTTTAAAGGACACAAGGACGACGAAAAATCTAATAAGAGAAAATAA
- the rplV gene encoding 50S ribosomal protein L22 — MEAKATAKYVRVSPRKAGQICDLVRGKNVDEALAILKFTPRGAAEIIAKVVKSAKANAENNHEMDADKLYVASIVANQGPTMKRFMPRAMGRATMIRKRTSHIEVVLKERK; from the coding sequence ATGGAAGCAAAAGCTACTGCTAAATATGTACGTGTATCACCAAGAAAAGCAGGACAAATCTGTGACCTTGTTAGAGGAAAAAATGTTGATGAAGCATTAGCAATATTAAAGTTCACTCCAAGAGGAGCGGCTGAAATAATAGCTAAGGTTGTAAAGTCTGCTAAAGCGAACGCTGAAAACAATCATGAAATGGATGCTGATAAATTATACGTTGCATCAATAGTTGCAAACCAAGGACCTACAATGAAGAGATTCATGCCTAGAGCTATGGGTAGAGCAACAATGATAAGAAAGAGAACTTCTCACATAGAGGTTGTTCTTAAGGAAAGAAAATAA
- the rpsC gene encoding 30S ribosomal protein S3 codes for MGQKVNPHGLRVGVIKDWDSRWFTTDKKEFGNLLLEDHNVRNFLKKRLYSAGVAKIEIERSANKLKLDLHVAKPGVVIGKAGAGIDALKAELEKMTKKTVIVNIVEVRNPDKDAQLVAENIALAIERRVAFRRAMKQAIQRAMKSGVKGIKVSASGRLGGAEMARTEGYSEGNVPLQTLRADINYGFAEANTTYGKTGIKVWICNGEVLPTKSGVNPREERRNDRRDNKRNDRRDNRRNNRRGNDNRGNNRGQRPQGSRPQRTENKGN; via the coding sequence ATGGGTCAAAAGGTTAATCCACACGGACTAAGAGTCGGTGTTATAAAAGATTGGGACTCAAGATGGTTCACAACTGATAAGAAAGAATTCGGAAACTTATTATTAGAAGACCATAATGTACGTAATTTCTTAAAGAAAAGATTATACTCAGCTGGAGTTGCTAAGATAGAAATAGAAAGATCAGCTAACAAATTAAAATTAGACTTACACGTTGCTAAGCCAGGTGTAGTTATAGGAAAAGCTGGTGCTGGAATAGACGCATTAAAAGCTGAATTAGAAAAAATGACTAAGAAAACTGTAATAGTTAACATAGTTGAAGTAAGAAACCCTGATAAGGATGCTCAATTAGTAGCAGAAAATATAGCGTTAGCTATAGAAAGAAGGGTTGCATTCAGAAGAGCTATGAAGCAAGCTATACAAAGAGCTATGAAGTCAGGAGTTAAAGGTATAAAAGTATCTGCTTCTGGTAGATTAGGTGGAGCTGAAATGGCTAGAACTGAAGGATACAGCGAAGGAAATGTTCCTTTACAAACATTAAGAGCTGATATAAACTATGGTTTCGCTGAGGCTAACACTACTTACGGAAAAACTGGTATAAAAGTTTGGATATGCAACGGAGAAGTTTTACCAACTAAGAGTGGTGTAAACCCAAGAGAAGAAAGAAGAAACGATAGAAGAGATAATAAGAGAAACGATAGAAGAGATAACAGAAGAAACAACAGAAGAGGAAATGATAATAGAGGAAACAATAGAGGACAAAGACCTCAAGGATCAAGACCTCAAAGAACTGAAAACAAAGGAAACTAA
- the rplP gene encoding 50S ribosomal protein L16: MLMPKRVKRRRVHRGSMAGKAQKGNKVTYGEFGLVAMEASWITSNQIEAARIAMTRSIKRGGKVWIKIFPHKPVTRKPAETRMGAGKGSPEYWVAVVKPGRVMFELAGVSEDKAREAMRLAMHKLPVKCKFVKREDLEVKGGE, from the coding sequence ATGTTAATGCCAAAAAGAGTAAAACGTCGTAGAGTTCACAGAGGAAGCATGGCTGGGAAGGCTCAAAAAGGTAATAAAGTTACTTACGGAGAGTTCGGATTAGTTGCAATGGAAGCTTCTTGGATAACTTCTAACCAAATAGAAGCTGCCAGAATCGCGATGACAAGATCAATAAAAAGAGGCGGGAAAGTTTGGATAAAAATATTCCCTCATAAGCCTGTAACAAGAAAACCAGCTGAAACTCGTATGGGGGCTGGTAAAGGTTCTCCAGAATACTGGGTAGCAGTAGTTAAGCCAGGAAGAGTTATGTTCGAATTAGCAGGTGTTTCTGAAGATAAAGCTAGAGAAGCTATGAGACTTGCAATGCATAAACTTCCAGTTAAATGTAAGTTTGTAAAAAGAGAAGATTTAGAAGTAAAGGGTGGTGAATAG
- the rpmC gene encoding 50S ribosomal protein L29, with product MQAKELKSLTSEELMNKLNDFKSELFSLRFQLATGQLENTARIKFVKKDIARVKTVLAERKLNETRA from the coding sequence ATGCAAGCTAAAGAATTAAAGAGTTTAACAAGCGAAGAGCTAATGAACAAGTTAAATGACTTCAAAAGTGAATTATTTAGCTTAAGATTCCAATTAGCTACTGGTCAATTAGAAAATACAGCTAGAATAAAATTCGTTAAAAAGGATATAGCTAGAGTTAAGACTGTCCTTGCTGAAAGAAAGTTAAACGAAACTAGAGCTTAA
- the rpsQ gene encoding 30S ribosomal protein S17, which translates to MERGRRKVRIGRVVSDKMDKTIVVAVEDFVRHPLYNKPVKRTKKFKAHDEQNVCRIGDRVKIMETRPLSKDKRFRLVEVVEKVK; encoded by the coding sequence ATGGAAAGAGGAAGAAGAAAAGTTAGAATAGGCCGTGTTGTAAGTGACAAAATGGATAAAACTATAGTTGTTGCAGTTGAAGATTTCGTACGTCACCCATTATATAATAAGCCAGTTAAGAGAACTAAAAAGTTCAAGGCTCACGATGAACAAAATGTATGTAGAATCGGAGACAGAGTAAAAATAATGGAAACTAGACCTTTATCAAAAGATAAGAGATTCAGATTAGTTGAAGTTGTTGAGAAAGTTAAGTAG
- the rplN gene encoding 50S ribosomal protein L14, with amino-acid sequence MIQQETRLRVADNSGAKEILCIRVLGGSKRKFGNIGDVIVATVKSATPGGVVKKGKVVKAVIVRTKQGVRRKDGSYISFDENAAVIIKDDKTPVGTRIFGPVARELRDNDFMKIVSLAPEVL; translated from the coding sequence ATGATACAACAAGAGACACGTCTAAGAGTTGCTGATAACTCTGGTGCAAAAGAAATACTATGTATACGTGTGCTAGGCGGAAGTAAAAGAAAATTTGGTAACATAGGCGACGTAATAGTTGCTACTGTTAAAAGTGCAACACCTGGTGGAGTTGTAAAAAAAGGTAAAGTTGTTAAAGCTGTTATAGTTAGAACAAAGCAAGGCGTAAGACGTAAAGACGGAAGTTATATATCTTTCGATGAAAACGCAGCTGTTATAATAAAAGACGACAAAACTCCAGTAGGAACTCGTATATTCGGGCCTGTTGCTAGAGAGTTAAGAGATAATGACTTTATGAAAATAGTTTCTCTTGCTCCAGAAGTACTATAA
- the rplX gene encoding 50S ribosomal protein L24, producing the protein MRVKKGDTVVVIAGKDKGKKGTVVKVMPKTNRVVVEGVNVITKHQKPNAMNPQGGIVNKEASIHISNVMPLDPETGKGTRVRFEMKDGKKVRVAVKSGKEI; encoded by the coding sequence ATGCGTGTTAAAAAAGGTGATACTGTTGTAGTTATAGCAGGTAAAGATAAAGGTAAAAAAGGTACAGTTGTTAAAGTTATGCCTAAAACTAACAGAGTTGTAGTTGAAGGAGTTAACGTAATAACTAAGCACCAAAAGCCAAATGCTATGAACCCACAAGGTGGAATAGTAAACAAAGAAGCTTCAATACACATATCTAACGTAATGCCACTTGATCCTGAAACAGGAAAAGGAACAAGAGTTAGATTTGAAATGAAGGATGGAAAAAAAGTAAGAGTAGCAGTTAAGAGCGGAAAAGAAATATAA
- the rplE gene encoding 50S ribosomal protein L5, protein MASRLQEKYMKEVAPALMEKFGYKNVMEIPKLDKIVINMGIGDARENPKGLEKAVEEMEIISGQKPVITRARKSVANFKLREGMPIGAKVTLRADKMFYFMDKLVSVSLPRVRDFRGVNANAFDGRGNYALGVKEQLIFPEIEYDKVDKVRGMDIIFVTTAKTDEEARELLKLLGMPFSK, encoded by the coding sequence ATGGCTTCTAGATTACAAGAAAAATACATGAAAGAAGTTGCTCCTGCTTTAATGGAGAAATTTGGATACAAAAACGTTATGGAAATACCTAAGTTAGATAAGATAGTTATAAACATGGGTATAGGTGATGCTAGAGAAAATCCAAAAGGATTAGAAAAAGCTGTAGAAGAAATGGAAATAATATCTGGACAAAAACCAGTTATAACTAGAGCTAGAAAATCAGTTGCTAACTTCAAATTAAGAGAAGGAATGCCAATAGGAGCAAAAGTTACATTAAGAGCTGACAAAATGTTCTACTTTATGGACAAGTTAGTTTCTGTATCTTTACCAAGAGTTAGAGACTTCAGAGGAGTTAATGCTAACGCATTCGATGGTAGAGGAAACTATGCTTTAGGTGTTAAAGAGCAATTAATATTCCCTGAAATAGAATACGATAAGGTAGACAAAGTAAGAGGAATGGATATAATATTCGTTACGACTGCAAAGACTGACGAAGAAGCACGTGAATTATTAAAATTATTAGGAATGCCGTTTTCTAAGTAA
- a CDS encoding type Z 30S ribosomal protein S14: MARKAMVVKQQRKQKYATREYTRCTICGRPHSVLRKFGICRICFRELAYKGQIPGVRKASW, translated from the coding sequence GTGGCTAGAAAAGCGATGGTTGTAAAGCAACAAAGAAAGCAAAAGTACGCTACTAGAGAATACACTAGATGTACTATATGTGGTAGACCACATTCGGTTTTAAGAAAATTCGGTATATGCCGTATATGCTTCAGAGAATTAGCTTATAAAGGTCAAATACCTGGTGTAAGAAAAGCAAGCTGGTAG
- the rpsH gene encoding 30S ribosomal protein S8, which translates to MTMTDPIADMLTRIRNANVVKHETVDVPASNMKKELSRILLEEGFIRGYDVIEDGKQGIIRIQLKYGQTGERVISGLKRISKPGMRVYADKHEVPRVLNGLGISIISTSKGILTDKQARKENVGGEVICYVW; encoded by the coding sequence ATGACAATGACAGATCCAATAGCGGATATGCTAACTCGTATAAGAAATGCTAACGTTGTTAAGCATGAAACTGTTGATGTTCCTGCATCTAATATGAAGAAAGAATTATCTAGAATCTTATTAGAAGAAGGTTTCATCAGAGGTTACGATGTTATAGAAGATGGAAAGCAAGGAATAATAAGAATACAATTAAAGTACGGACAAACTGGCGAAAGAGTTATATCAGGACTTAAGAGAATATCTAAGCCTGGTATGAGAGTTTATGCTGACAAGCATGAAGTGCCAAGAGTATTAAACGGATTAGGTATATCAATAATATCTACTTCAAAAGGGATATTAACTGATAAGCAAGCTAGAAAAGAAAATGTTGGTGGAGAAGTAATCTGCTACGTTTGGTAA
- the rplF gene encoding 50S ribosomal protein L6, which translates to MSRIGVKPITVPAGVEVTIAEGNLVTVKGPKGTLTKKFDAAISIKQEENTITVERPTNNKQHRSLHGLTRTLLDNMVIGVTNGFEKKLELVGVGYRAQKQGKKLVMNLGYSHPVEMEDPEGLTVEVPNQTELIVKGIDKQLVGNYAAKIRDWRKPEPYKGKGIRYAGEVVRRKEGKTGKK; encoded by the coding sequence ATGTCAAGAATAGGTGTTAAGCCAATAACTGTGCCTGCAGGAGTTGAAGTTACTATAGCTGAAGGAAATTTAGTTACAGTAAAAGGACCAAAAGGTACATTAACTAAGAAATTTGATGCTGCTATAAGCATAAAGCAAGAAGAAAATACTATAACTGTTGAAAGACCTACAAACAATAAGCAACATAGATCTTTACACGGATTAACTAGAACTTTATTAGACAATATGGTTATAGGTGTTACTAACGGTTTCGAAAAGAAATTAGAATTAGTTGGTGTTGGATACAGAGCTCAAAAGCAAGGAAAGAAATTAGTTATGAACTTAGGATACTCTCATCCAGTAGAGATGGAAGATCCAGAAGGATTAACAGTTGAAGTTCCTAACCAAACTGAGTTAATAGTAAAAGGTATAGACAAGCAATTAGTAGGAAACTACGCTGCTAAGATAAGAGACTGGAGAAAGCCAGAACCATACAAAGGTAAAGGTATAAGATACGCTGGTGAAGTTGTAAGACGTAAAGAAGGTAAAACTGGTAAGAAATAA
- the rplR gene encoding 50S ribosomal protein L18, with product MLKKADKNANRLQRHKRVRRKITGTTQRPRLCVFRSSNNIYAQIIDDANRVTLTAASSLDAEVKGAVNHGGNKEAAKMVGAMIAKRAIEKGITEVVFDRGGYLYHGRVQVLAEAAREAGLKF from the coding sequence ATGTTAAAGAAAGCTGATAAGAATGCTAACAGACTTCAAAGACACAAAAGAGTTAGAAGAAAGATAACTGGAACTACTCAAAGACCAAGATTATGTGTATTCAGAAGTTCTAACAATATATATGCTCAAATAATAGATGATGCTAATAGAGTTACTCTTACAGCTGCATCTTCTTTAGATGCAGAAGTAAAAGGTGCTGTTAACCACGGTGGAAACAAAGAAGCAGCTAAAATGGTCGGAGCAATGATCGCTAAGAGAGCTATAGAAAAAGGAATCACTGAAGTTGTATTTGACAGAGGTGGATACTTATATCACGGTAGAGTTCAAGTTTTAGCAGAAGCTGCTAGAGAAGCTGGACTTAAGTTCTAA
- the rpsE gene encoding 30S ribosomal protein S5, with product MLRRKPIDARQLDLKETVVEVRRVTKVVKGGRNFRFAALVVVGDENGHVGVGTGKAMEVPDAIKKAVEDAKKNLIHVPRVGTTIPHEVNGHFGAGKILIMPAKQGTGVIAGGPARAVLELAGLTDVRAKSLGSNNPRNMVNATIEGLNSLKTVEDIAKLRGKKVEELLG from the coding sequence ATGTTACGTCGTAAGCCGATAGATGCAAGACAACTTGACTTAAAAGAAACAGTTGTTGAAGTTAGACGTGTTACTAAAGTTGTAAAAGGTGGTAGAAACTTCAGATTTGCAGCGTTAGTAGTAGTTGGAGATGAAAACGGACACGTTGGTGTTGGTACTGGTAAAGCAATGGAAGTACCAGACGCAATAAAGAAAGCTGTAGAAGATGCTAAGAAGAATCTTATACATGTACCAAGAGTTGGTACAACAATACCTCACGAAGTTAACGGACACTTCGGTGCTGGTAAAATATTAATAATGCCTGCTAAGCAAGGTACAGGGGTTATAGCTGGTGGACCTGCTAGAGCTGTACTTGAGTTAGCTGGATTAACAGACGTTAGAGCTAAATCTTTAGGATCTAACAACCCAAGAAACATGGTAAATGCTACAATAGAAGGACTTAACTCTCTAAAGACAGTTGAAGATATAGCTAAACTTAGAGGAAAAAAAGTTGAAGAACTTCTAGGGTAA
- the rpmD gene encoding 50S ribosomal protein L30, whose protein sequence is MAKLQIKLVRSTIGTTPNQRKNVEALGLRKREQVVVKEDNAQIRGMITKVKHLVEVTEIAE, encoded by the coding sequence ATGGCTAAATTACAAATAAAATTAGTTAGAAGTACAATAGGAACTACTCCTAACCAAAGAAAGAACGTTGAAGCGTTAGGATTAAGAAAAAGAGAACAAGTAGTTGTTAAAGAAGATAATGCCCAAATAAGAGGGATGATAACAAAAGTTAAGCATTTAGTTGAAGTAACTGAAATAGCTGAGTAA
- the rplO gene encoding 50S ribosomal protein L15: MKLHELKPAKGAVKAKRRLGRGTATGQGKTAGRGQKGQWSRSGGGVRVGFEGGQMPLARRLPKRGFSNPNKKVFTEVNVELLNRFENGTIVTAELLKSTGAISKIEKDGVKILGEGNLERAITVQAAKFTASAQEKIEKAGGKAELV, encoded by the coding sequence ATGAAGTTACATGAGTTAAAACCTGCTAAAGGTGCAGTAAAAGCTAAGAGAAGATTAGGTAGAGGTACTGCAACTGGACAAGGTAAAACTGCAGGACGTGGACAAAAAGGACAATGGTCTCGTTCAGGTGGTGGAGTTAGAGTTGGATTCGAAGGTGGTCAGATGCCACTTGCTAGAAGACTTCCTAAGAGAGGTTTCTCTAACCCAAATAAGAAAGTATTCACAGAAGTTAATGTTGAATTATTAAACAGATTTGAAAATGGAACTATAGTAACTGCAGAATTATTAAAATCTACAGGAGCTATATCTAAAATAGAAAAAGACGGCGTTAAAATCTTAGGCGAAGGAAACTTAGAAAGAGCTATAACAGTTCAAGCTGCTAAGTTCACTGCTTCAGCTCAAGAAAAAATAGAAAAAGCTGGAGGAAAGGCAGAATTAGTTTAA
- the secY gene encoding preprotein translocase subunit SecY → MLSQLKQAWKLKDVRRKILYTLMMIVVFRIGATIPVPGVDTSIIKGMVDSNGLLSLYNMFTGGSFSQFTLFALGIGPAITASIIIQLLTIGFEGLEELQKSGEEGKKKINKYTKYIALALAFIQAIAITLGIVKSALISTSAFFIITVILTLVSASMLLMWIGDKITEKGLGNGSSIIIFIGIISGIPKDIISTVSLVKSGDVKIWAAVVLAVVILITIAAVTYIQEATRKIPVQYAKRVVGRKMYGGQSSHIPMKVNQSGVIPVIFASSLLAFPQTIAMFMGADAQNFVRTYLSTMQSPGVWIYRTLEILLIVFFSYFYTTVSFNTEDIANNMKNNGGFIPGIRPGKPTIDYLNRILSRLTLAGALFLSVIVMISAIVMFFMKIQITLVGTSLLIVVGVALELKRQLESNLVMRTYQGFLK, encoded by the coding sequence GTGCTGTCACAATTAAAACAAGCTTGGAAGCTTAAAGATGTAAGAAGAAAAATATTATATACTTTGATGATGATTGTAGTATTTAGGATAGGTGCAACAATACCTGTTCCTGGAGTAGATACAAGTATTATAAAGGGAATGGTTGACTCAAATGGTCTTCTTTCCCTTTATAATATGTTTACTGGAGGATCATTCAGTCAGTTTACATTATTTGCTTTAGGTATAGGTCCTGCGATAACTGCATCTATCATAATACAACTTCTAACTATAGGTTTTGAAGGTTTAGAAGAACTTCAAAAGTCTGGTGAAGAAGGTAAGAAAAAGATAAATAAATACACAAAATATATAGCACTAGCATTAGCGTTTATACAAGCAATAGCTATTACATTAGGTATTGTTAAGTCAGCGTTAATATCAACGAGTGCATTCTTTATAATTACAGTTATATTAACATTAGTATCGGCAAGTATGCTTTTAATGTGGATAGGAGATAAAATTACTGAAAAAGGATTAGGTAATGGAAGCTCGATTATAATATTTATTGGTATTATTTCAGGAATACCAAAAGATATTATATCAACTGTAAGTCTAGTAAAATCTGGAGATGTGAAAATATGGGCAGCAGTTGTGTTAGCAGTAGTAATACTTATAACAATAGCAGCGGTTACATATATACAAGAAGCTACTAGAAAAATACCTGTACAATATGCTAAGAGAGTTGTTGGAAGAAAAATGTATGGAGGACAAAGTTCTCATATACCAATGAAAGTTAATCAATCAGGGGTTATTCCAGTAATCTTTGCTAGTTCGCTTTTAGCTTTTCCTCAAACTATAGCAATGTTCATGGGAGCAGATGCTCAAAACTTTGTTCGAACATATTTAAGCACTATGCAATCGCCAGGAGTTTGGATATATAGAACACTTGAAATTCTGTTGATAGTATTCTTCTCTTATTTCTATACTACAGTATCATTTAATACTGAAGATATAGCAAATAATATGAAAAATAATGGTGGATTTATACCAGGTATAAGACCAGGAAAACCTACTATAGATTATTTAAATAGAATATTATCAAGATTAACTCTAGCTGGAGCTTTATTCCTATCAGTTATAGTTATGATATCAGCGATTGTTATGTTCTTTATGAAGATACAAATAACATTAGTTGGTACCTCATTACTAATAGTTGTTGGAGTTGCATTAGAGCTTAAGAGACAGTTAGAATCAAATTTAGTTATGAGAACCTATCAGGGATTCTTAAAATAA
- a CDS encoding adenylate kinase yields MRIILLGPPGAGKGTQAAGIVDKYKIPHISTGDIFRKNIKEGTDLGKKAKEYMDQGLLVPDELTVGLVTDRITQDDCKNGFMLDGFPRNVSQAQHLDTFLKETNIALDKVVNIEVDKEILVGRAVGRRICKSCGATYHVEFNSPKEDGICDVCQGELYQRADDNEETVSKRIQVYLDETKPLVDYYSSQGIIANINGQQSIEKVFEDIVNALGCEK; encoded by the coding sequence ATGAGAATAATATTACTTGGACCTCCTGGTGCCGGTAAAGGTACACAAGCAGCTGGTATTGTAGATAAATACAAAATACCTCATATATCAACAGGAGATATATTCAGAAAGAATATAAAAGAAGGAACAGATCTTGGTAAGAAGGCCAAAGAATACATGGATCAAGGATTATTAGTACCAGATGAGTTAACTGTAGGTTTAGTTACAGACAGAATAACTCAAGATGACTGTAAAAATGGATTTATGTTAGATGGTTTCCCAAGAAATGTATCTCAAGCACAACATTTAGATACGTTCTTAAAAGAAACTAATATAGCTTTAGATAAGGTAGTTAATATCGAAGTTGATAAAGAAATATTAGTTGGAAGAGCTGTAGGAAGAAGAATATGTAAATCTTGCGGAGCTACGTATCATGTTGAGTTTAATTCTCCTAAAGAAGATGGTATATGTGATGTATGCCAAGGAGAACTTTACCAAAGAGCAGATGATAATGAAGAGACTGTATCAAAAAGAATACAAGTATATTTAGATGAAACAAAACCATTAGTAGACTATTATAGTTCTCAAGGTATAATAGCTAATATAAATGGTCAACAATCTATAGAAAAAGTATTTGAAGACATAGTTAATGCTCTAGGATGTGAGAAATAA
- the map gene encoding type I methionyl aminopeptidase encodes MIIIKSQKEIEIMREAGKIVAETHEILKSAIIPGISTLELDKIAEENIRKYNAIPSFKGYGGFPGSICASINEEVVHGIPGNKILKEGDIVSLDVGAYYKGYHSDSAKTHGVGIISEEDRKLIEVAKESFYEGIKFAKLGYRLSDISHAIQAHVEKHGFSVVRDLVGHGVGIDLHEDPQIPNYGPAGKGPRLKEGMVLAIEPMINAGRYHVKTLADGWTIVTVDGKKSAHYEHTIAITNDEPIILSSL; translated from the coding sequence ATGATTATTATAAAATCACAAAAAGAAATTGAAATCATGAGGGAAGCAGGTAAAATAGTTGCCGAAACTCATGAGATCTTAAAGTCAGCGATAATTCCGGGAATATCTACTTTAGAGTTAGATAAAATAGCTGAAGAGAATATAAGAAAATACAATGCTATACCATCTTTTAAAGGATATGGAGGTTTTCCAGGTTCTATATGTGCTTCTATAAATGAAGAAGTAGTGCATGGAATACCAGGAAATAAAATTTTAAAAGAAGGTGACATTGTAAGTTTAGATGTAGGAGCCTATTATAAAGGATATCATTCAGACTCTGCGAAGACTCACGGAGTAGGTATAATATCTGAAGAAGATAGGAAATTAATAGAAGTAGCAAAGGAAAGCTTCTATGAAGGCATAAAATTTGCTAAACTAGGATATAGATTATCTGATATCTCACACGCAATACAAGCACACGTTGAGAAACATGGTTTCTCAGTTGTTAGAGATTTAGTCGGGCATGGAGTGGGAATTGATCTTCATGAAGACCCTCAAATACCTAACTATGGCCCAGCTGGAAAAGGACCAAGACTTAAAGAAGGAATGGTCTTAGCTATAGAACCTATGATAAACGCTGGTCGTTATCATGTTAAGACTTTAGCTGATGGTTGGACTATTGTCACTGTAGATGGCAAAAAATCAGCTCATTATGAGCATACGATAGCAATAACAAATGATGAACCTATAATATTATCAAGTCTATAG
- the infA gene encoding translation initiation factor IF-1 → MAKKDVIELEGTVTENLPNAMFKVKLENGHEVLCHLSGKLRMNFIRILEGDKVNVELSPYDLTRGRITWRKK, encoded by the coding sequence ATGGCCAAAAAAGATGTTATAGAATTAGAAGGTACAGTTACTGAAAACTTACCTAATGCTATGTTTAAAGTTAAATTAGAAAATGGACATGAAGTATTATGTCACTTATCTGGAAAGCTAAGAATGAACTTCATAAGAATTCTTGAAGGTGATAAGGTGAACGTTGAACTTTCTCCATATGACCTTACAAGAGGAAGAATTACTTGGCGTAAGAAGTAG
- the rpmJ gene encoding 50S ribosomal protein L36, which produces MKVRPSVKPMCEKCKVIKRKGKVMVICENPKHKQKQG; this is translated from the coding sequence ATGAAAGTAAGACCATCAGTAAAACCAATGTGCGAAAAGTGCAAAGTTATAAAAAGAAAAGGTAAAGTAATGGTTATCTGTGAAAATCCAAAGCATAAGCAAAAGCAAGGATAA
- the rpsM gene encoding 30S ribosomal protein S13 encodes MARIAGVDLPREKRAEIGLTYIYGIGKATANEILAKAEIDPNVRIKDLSEEQVNELRKIIDNDFLVEGDLRREIALNIKRLRDIKCYRGMRHAKGLPLRGQRTKTNARTRKGPRKTVSRKKKK; translated from the coding sequence ATGGCAAGAATAGCTGGGGTAGATTTACCTAGAGAAAAAAGAGCGGAAATAGGCTTAACTTATATATACGGTATAGGGAAAGCAACTGCTAACGAAATATTAGCTAAAGCTGAGATAGATCCTAACGTAAGAATAAAAGACTTATCTGAAGAGCAAGTTAACGAATTAAGAAAGATAATAGACAATGATTTCTTAGTTGAAGGTGACTTAAGAAGAGAGATAGCTTTAAATATAAAGAGATTAAGAGATATAAAATGTTACAGAGGTATGAGACATGCTAAAGGTCTTCCACTAAGAGGACAAAGAACTAAGACTAACGCTAGAACTAGAAAAGGTCCTAGAAAAACTGTATCTCGTAAGAAGAAGAAATAA